The ANME-2 cluster archaeon genome contains the following window.
AGTCCGTCGCCATCCGTGTCTGTTTTGTTAGTTGAGACTTCTATGAGTTTGGTCACGTCCAGCTCCATACCCGGTAGATCCTGGACCTGAAGCTGGGACAGCATTTCCAGAGCTGATACGGTTTCCACTGACAGGTAGGACGTTTTTTGGTCTGTGTTTTGATCAAAACTGCTTGACGCCACTGCTGTTTGGAACTGAGCAGCTATGAGGATTATTATGACTGCAATTATCCAAATCCGACCACCCTGCATGGAATGATTCCTCCCCCTCCTATATAATTATAATGGTTGTATTAGTACATATATATATTCCCATAATGTCCTTTTTAAAAAACTCAGTATGTTATATGAAAAAGAATACATGCAGCCGATTCTTCCGGCTGCTAAAATTTGATTTTAGAAATCAGTCATGACCCTGTACTGGTCGATCTCAGCTTTTTGCATGTCTTCCAGGAATACCTCGGTAGCCAACCTGACATCCTTGGCCTTGGTAATGGACCTGCCGACCACAATAATATCGGCTCCGGCATCACAGGCATCGCTTACTTTCGCAGAACCCGCTTCCAGCTTACCTATACCGCCAGCTACAGCCACCAGCAACTTGGGATGAACCTTCTTCATATCAGGAATGCTGCCCCATGCGTATGCGCTGTCCTCTGCATCAATAGCCCTGTGCAGTTCAATAATATCCGGCTTCACGCTCAGGTCCTTGAGCACCTTTACCGGGTCAGGCACATTGAGCATGTCAATACATGCATAGATGCCAGTCTTCTTTGCTTCCTTGATGGCCTTCTCAATAGTAGAGAGCGGCGCCAGTCCTGATATTACAATAGCATCGGCAGTAGCATCAGCCACCATCCTGGCCTCCAGGTTGCCGGTATCCAGGGTCTTCAGGTCAGCCACAATAAACGCATTGGGCCGCGCCTCGCGTATATTTGACACCACATCCAGGCCGTAGCGCTTGATAAGGGGTGTACCGGCCTCGATTATCAGGTGGTCGCTCTGTGGCAACTGATTCAAGACCTTCTTCACGAAATCCATATCCGGGATGTCGATAGCTACCTGCAGGTACGGCGGATCCCATAACCTTGTCACATTGAATCCCATTATGGGGTGCATGGTCCGATCCTTCTCATCCATCACAGTATCAACATCAGGGAAGCCTTCCATGGCCCTCTGCACTGCCAGTTTGGTAGCTCCATAGTTGTACCTGTATATCTTATTGTAATCCTCGGCCTGTGGGTGGATGAATACGCTGGCCACAATTACAATGTCCTCAGCCTGTTCCTTTGGTATGATACCCTCATCCATGGCATCGGCTACTGCCCGTGCAACCGCACTTTGGGCCGGTCCGAATATCTTGGCCGCACCATCCATATTTTGTACCGTCACCTTTGGTACGATAAGCGTTGCCGGTTTGGTAAGTAGGTTTGGTCGTATCACAGAAAGCAGGGGCGTGTGCCCTGCTGACAACTGGGTGAACCCAGTAGCAAAAGCCTGCCCGGCAGGCCCGTTTTTATCTCCAATGATAATATCAACATGTGCAAGTTCTGGTTCCTCGCCAATAAGTGCTTCTCCGATTAAAAACAATATTATTACACCTCTGGGCGATATTAATGACAAAAAAGTATTTAAGGATACCGTGAAACCTGCCCGACAATCCACATTTTATTTCAGGAAAACTTAATTAGCCACATCAACTTTCTATCCACCATGTCCCATACAGCACTGGACTGCTCCAGACTCCCCCGTAACAGGATCATGTTTATCCTAACCATGGGCTTGTTAATTGTTTTCATGTCGATCCTGTCCCTTATCCCAATGCTTCCTGCAGTATCCTGTGAACTGGATGTAAGTAAACCCATGATGGGTATGATTATGGGCTCGTTCATGGTGTTCATGGCAATCCCCCAGATACCGATCGGCGTACTTTCTGACAGGTACGGTCGCCGTCCCTTTATCATCATCGGTATACTAGTATTCAGCTTCGGGCTACTAATTTTCGGAACTGCCAGTTCAGGATTACAATTATTGGTGGCCCGCTCCCTGTCGGGTCTGGGGGTGGCTATGTTCTTCCCGGCTGCATATGCCATTGTAGGAGATATATATCCAATCAGGGAAAGGGGAAAGGGGTTTGGTATAGTTGGTCTGGCAGTTGGTCTTGGAACTGTATCCGGCTACATATTAGGTGGTGTAGTGGGCGGATTATTCGGATGGAGGACCGTATTCCTGTCTATGTTCTGGGTGTCACTGGTAATTGCAGGGGTCAGCCTGTGGCTGACCGAGACCAGCTCCTGTAGCAGGGATCTGGGTTTCGGAGCCAGAAAAATGATGGTGTCCACCCTACTCATGTTTAAGGACAGGAACATTTTAATGGCAGGCATTGTGAGCATGCTGTGTGGTGTATCAGTTATTGGGGCATCCTACGTACTCCCTTTCTTTGCCAGCGGCACTGTTTCTCCCGTCCAGATGGGTTTTATTTTCATCCCTTACGCCATAACCAGCAGCCTGGGCGCATCCGTTACCGGTACACTGAGTGACAGCATTGGCCGGAAACCTCCCCTCATTGCTATGATCATCCTGGGAGGTGGCGCATTGCTGCTAATGTCACATGTGACCCTAAGCCCATTGATGATAGCCATAAATTTTGCTTTTGTGGGATTGTGCCTGGGTCCGGTGGTTACACTGACTATAGCTATTATGGCAGACCAGGTAGTGAAAAAGGACACCCGCCTTCTTGGCACATCACTGGGTGCATTTAACATGATCAGATGGCTGGGGGCAGCCGCCGGTCCTATGATTGCGGGCCTGGTCATGGAACTCGAAGGTGCCAGGACAAGTTTTTTGGTACTGGCAGCACTTGCGGGCCTGGCAACTGTTATTGCTTTTTTCCTGAAGGAAACCGTGGAATAGAACAATACCGGGTTGTGACGTGCGAAATTAAACATTTTTTCTAGACTTTTTAAACAGTTAAGTTTATATACGTTTAACACTAACAAAAGGTTAGTAACCAAGTGTTAATAACTATAAGTTAGTAACCTGATGTTACTAACTATATGTAAATAATCACTCAAATATCAGGATGAAAAGGTCTATGGAGTCAACACAACTGCTGGATTTGCTTGGGAACGAGAACAGGAGGAATATAATCCAACTACTCGCCTCCAGGCCCTACTATGTAAGCGAGATCGCCGAGCGCCTTGGTGTAGGTCCCAAGGCAATACTGGGGCATCTGGAGCAGCTTGAGCAGACCGGACTGATCCGTGCAAAAACCAATAAACAGCGGCGCAAATACTACCACATAACAGAGAACCTGAAACTGGAAGTATTTGTGTCGCCGTACTCCTATACTATGGAAACATGCACGGTCCTGCAGCAGCCACAATCGGAAAAGCCGAAAAGTCCCCACCGGGGTCCCACGGATGATTCAAAATCCATTGAGACTTTGAAAAAACTGAACACGGAATTGTTCGAACTGGAATCCCGGAGGCGGCAGCTTGCAGACCAGCAGCACAAGATCGAAGGGGAAATGACTGATGTTATGGCAGAGTGTGTCAAATGGATCCATGAAGTGGTAGAGAACTACCCTGAAGAGGAGATATTGATGACAGTCCTGAAAAAACCGCAGGATATGCGCTCCCTTTCCATGAGCATGGGGCTGCCCGAATATTTCATGGAAGAACCTATCCGGTCACTGATGGACAGAGGAATAATAAACGAACGGCAAATAAACAACAGGCAGTTATTAACCCTTATCTAAAGCAACAAGTAATTAATACTAGTCATTAATAGATATAATCTATAAGAATAAGTAAAGGAGGCAAAAAAATGGCCAAGGAACTGACACTCAGGGTTGCGGAATCCCACCACCGTGATGTGGGACGCGACATCGCACGTATCGAGCGGGAAAAGATGGAATTGCTCGGACTGGTAAGCGGCGATTATATAGAGATTGTTGGTAAGGATACCACATATGCCATCGTATGGCCTGCTTATCCTGAAGATCGAGGAAATGACCTGATCAGGATCGATGGTAATATTCGTAATAATGCCGGGACAAGTCTGGATGACAAAGTAAAGATCAAGAAAGCAGAGGCTAAAGAAGCAAAGAGGGTTACACTTGCACCTACCCAGGCCATAAGGCTGGTAGGCGGTGCCCAGTATATTCACAGGCTACTTGAAGGCAGGCCTATAAATAAGGGACAGCAGATCAGGGTAGAAACTGTCAGCAACCCCCTGAACTTCGTGGTATTATCTACCAGCCCTAACGGCCCTGTATTTGTGGGAAAGAGCACAGCCATCAACCTCAAGGATGAGATTGTGGATGAAAGCAAGCTTAAAGGGTCGCCAAAGACAACTTATGAAGATATCGGGGGTTTAAGGCGCGAGATCGAACTTGTCAGGGAGATGATCGAACTCCCACTGCGCCATCCCGAACTTTTCCAGAAATTGGGAATTGACCCGCCTAAAGGCGTACTGCTACATGGTCCGCCTGGAACAGGCAAGACCCTGATAGCTAAGGCAGTGGCTAATGAGACAGATGCTAATTTCGTATCCATCAGCGGTCCCGAGATCATGTCCAAATACTACGGTGAAAGTGAGAAACATCTCAGGGATATGTTTGATGAGGCAGAAAAGAACGCACCTACAATCATATTCATTGATGAGATAGACAGTATCGCACCAAAACGTGGTGAGGTCACAGGTGAGGTCGAACGCCGGGTAGTGGCACAGTTGCTCAGCCTGATGGATGGGTTGAAGAGCAGGGGCGAGGTAATTGTAATTGCGGCTACAAACCGGCCAAATGCCATTGATGAGGCTCTGCGACGTGGTGGACGGTTCGACAGGGAGATCGAGATAGGTATCCCTGACATGAACGGCAGACTGGAGATATTACAGGTACACACCAGGGGCATGCCCCTATCCCCTGAACTTAATGATGAAGGTAACGATGCAGGCAAACTGAAAAGGATTGCGGAACGTACACATGGGTTTGTGGGTGCCGACATGTCATCACTTTGTAAAGAAGCGGCCATGCACGCACTGCGAAGGTTCCTTCCTGAGATCAATATGGATGAGGAGATCCCTGCCGAAGTCATAGAAAAATTGGAAGTTACTAACAAGGATTTCGATGAGGCGTTTAAGAATATCGAACCCTCTGCATTGAGGGAAGTGTTCTTTGAGATACCCCAGGTGCGGTGGACCGACATCGGTGGACTGGATGCCATCAAACAGGAATTGATAGAGGCAGTGGAATGGCCGCTTAAGTACCCTGAAGCTTTCGAGGCCATCAACACAAAACCACCCAAGGGTATACTTCTCTTCGGGCCTCCGGGTACAGGCAAGACCATGCTTGCCAAGGCAGTAGCAAACGAGAGCGAGGCTAACTTCATCAGCATCAAGGGACCTGAGATGTTGAGTAAGTACGTTGGTGAGAGTGAGAAAGCCGTACGTGAGACTTTCAGGAAGGCTAAACAGGCCAGTCCGGCGATTATATTCTTTGACGAAGTGGACAGCATTGCACCCATCAGGGGAACAAGTTCCGACAGCCATGTCACTGAACGGGTCATCAGCCAGATACTGACTGAAATGGACGGCATGGAAGAACTTAAGGATGTACTGGTAATAGCAGCTACCAACAGGCCTGACATGGTGGATTCGGCATTGCTCAGACCTGGAAGACTGGACCGGTTGATCTATGTAACGCCGCCTAGTGCTGATGCCAGGAAGGCTATCTTTGAGATACACCTGGATGGCAAACCGCTGGATGACAAAGTGGACCTGACCGAGCTGGCCAGGATGACAGACGGATATGTGGGTTCTGATATCGAGGCCATTTGCCGGGAAGCATCCATTATGGCACTCCGGGAGAAGATCACGCCCGGTATGGACAGGGAAGATGCTAAAAAGATCAAGAATTCCATTGTCATCACAATGGACCATTTCGATAGTGCCATGACACGGGTTAAGCCCACTACGTCCAGTGGTAAACTCCAGGATTATGAAAAGCTTGCCATTGAATTCGCCAGGTATGCTATTGTGGGTTCAAAGGATGAAACTGAGGAAAAATACAAGATATATGCATGAAAATAAATTAACACGGTGATTGATAATGTTGAATAGACGACGAAAGGATTTATTTGAGGATATTTTCGAAGATATTGATGACATAATCAGAGGTATGTTCGAATCCAGGATCGATACTGAAGAGATGGGTGAACCCCTTGTATGGGGCTATTCCATGACCCAGCGCGGGAACGAACCGCCTGAGATCAGGGAGTTCGGTAATGTAAGCCTGAGGGATGAAATGTTCTCCGGGCTTGGGTTGGAGCATCATGGTGGTGTTGCACATTTGGAACCAGGTATGCGCAAGCCTCTTGTTGATATCATAGAAGCTGAGGATAGCTTGCATGTGGTTGTGGAAATGCCTGGTATTACCAAGGAGGATGTCAGCCTTGAGATTTCCGGGACTGTGCTGAACATTAAGGCAAAGAATGGGGACCGGAAGTATTCCGAACGTGTGGAACTGCCTGCCAGGGTGCTGGCTGATTCGGCAAAGGCCACTTATAAGAATGGAGTGCTGGAAGTGGTGTTCAAGTACGACAGGTCTGATAATAAATCTATTAAGGTCGATTAGGCATCGCTATTGGATTTATGCCGGTTGAGTGTGTTTTTACCGGCGTTGTTTTCTTTTTTGTTCTCTTTGGTATTTTGTTTGATTATCTTTTTTTCTTGTGTTTCAAAGCACTCCGTCGCACTACTCCTAAGTGAATTCGAAGGCATTTGTGGAATTTACAGTGAGTTCGCTTTTAAGAGTTGAATAACGCTATTAGTTCCCTCTAATATACCATTATTAATTCTTGAATTGAAATAATTCAATATTCCATTCCAATGAGATTTAATGGTCTTTGCAACCTCAATCATCGGTTTTAATCTGCTATACGTAGCCCAAAAATACCATTTTTTAAGATAATCTTCAGCAAGAAGGCGTTCATTGATACTCCAGAATTCAAGTGTCAGATTGTAAAGGGCATAGGTCATATGGCACAATTCTAAAATCAAATTATTTCAATAATTTCAATAGACGCAGATTTACGCAGATTTACGCAGATGCAACCTTAAATCGGCG
Protein-coding sequences here:
- a CDS encoding bifunctional 5,6,7,8-tetrahydromethanopterin hydro-lyase/3-hexulose-6-phosphate synthase, whose protein sequence is MFLIGEALIGEEPELAHVDIIIGDKNGPAGQAFATGFTQLSAGHTPLLSVIRPNLLTKPATLIVPKVTVQNMDGAAKIFGPAQSAVARAVADAMDEGIIPKEQAEDIVIVASVFIHPQAEDYNKIYRYNYGATKLAVQRAMEGFPDVDTVMDEKDRTMHPIMGFNVTRLWDPPYLQVAIDIPDMDFVKKVLNQLPQSDHLIIEAGTPLIKRYGLDVVSNIREARPNAFIVADLKTLDTGNLEARMVADATADAIVISGLAPLSTIEKAIKEAKKTGIYACIDMLNVPDPVKVLKDLSVKPDIIELHRAIDAEDSAYAWGSIPDMKKVHPKLLVAVAGGIGKLEAGSAKVSDACDAGADIIVVGRSITKAKDVRLATEVFLEDMQKAEIDQYRVMTDF
- a CDS encoding MFS transporter, with amino-acid sequence MSHTALDCSRLPRNRIMFILTMGLLIVFMSILSLIPMLPAVSCELDVSKPMMGMIMGSFMVFMAIPQIPIGVLSDRYGRRPFIIIGILVFSFGLLIFGTASSGLQLLVARSLSGLGVAMFFPAAYAIVGDIYPIRERGKGFGIVGLAVGLGTVSGYILGGVVGGLFGWRTVFLSMFWVSLVIAGVSLWLTETSSCSRDLGFGARKMMVSTLLMFKDRNILMAGIVSMLCGVSVIGASYVLPFFASGTVSPVQMGFIFIPYAITSSLGASVTGTLSDSIGRKPPLIAMIILGGGALLLMSHVTLSPLMIAINFAFVGLCLGPVVTLTIAIMADQVVKKDTRLLGTSLGAFNMIRWLGAAAGPMIAGLVMELEGARTSFLVLAALAGLATVIAFFLKETVE
- a CDS encoding CDC48 family AAA ATPase, whose product is MAKELTLRVAESHHRDVGRDIARIEREKMELLGLVSGDYIEIVGKDTTYAIVWPAYPEDRGNDLIRIDGNIRNNAGTSLDDKVKIKKAEAKEAKRVTLAPTQAIRLVGGAQYIHRLLEGRPINKGQQIRVETVSNPLNFVVLSTSPNGPVFVGKSTAINLKDEIVDESKLKGSPKTTYEDIGGLRREIELVREMIELPLRHPELFQKLGIDPPKGVLLHGPPGTGKTLIAKAVANETDANFVSISGPEIMSKYYGESEKHLRDMFDEAEKNAPTIIFIDEIDSIAPKRGEVTGEVERRVVAQLLSLMDGLKSRGEVIVIAATNRPNAIDEALRRGGRFDREIEIGIPDMNGRLEILQVHTRGMPLSPELNDEGNDAGKLKRIAERTHGFVGADMSSLCKEAAMHALRRFLPEINMDEEIPAEVIEKLEVTNKDFDEAFKNIEPSALREVFFEIPQVRWTDIGGLDAIKQELIEAVEWPLKYPEAFEAINTKPPKGILLFGPPGTGKTMLAKAVANESEANFISIKGPEMLSKYVGESEKAVRETFRKAKQASPAIIFFDEVDSIAPIRGTSSDSHVTERVISQILTEMDGMEELKDVLVIAATNRPDMVDSALLRPGRLDRLIYVTPPSADARKAIFEIHLDGKPLDDKVDLTELARMTDGYVGSDIEAICREASIMALREKITPGMDREDAKKIKNSIVITMDHFDSAMTRVKPTTSSGKLQDYEKLAIEFARYAIVGSKDETEEKYKIYA
- a CDS encoding ArsR family transcriptional regulator → MESTQLLDLLGNENRRNIIQLLASRPYYVSEIAERLGVGPKAILGHLEQLEQTGLIRAKTNKQRRKYYHITENLKLEVFVSPYSYTMETCTVLQQPQSEKPKSPHRGPTDDSKSIETLKKLNTELFELESRRRQLADQQHKIEGEMTDVMAECVKWIHEVVENYPEEEILMTVLKKPQDMRSLSMSMGLPEYFMEEPIRSLMDRGIINERQINNRQLLTLI
- a CDS encoding Hsp20/alpha crystallin family protein produces the protein MNRRRKDLFEDIFEDIDDIIRGMFESRIDTEEMGEPLVWGYSMTQRGNEPPEIREFGNVSLRDEMFSGLGLEHHGGVAHLEPGMRKPLVDIIEAEDSLHVVVEMPGITKEDVSLEISGTVLNIKAKNGDRKYSERVELPARVLADSAKATYKNGVLEVVFKYDRSDNKSIKVD
- a CDS encoding transposase; the encoded protein is MTYALYNLTLEFWSINERLLAEDYLKKWYFWATYSRLKPMIEVAKTIKSHWNGILNYFNSRINNGILEGTNSVIQLLKANSL